In Silene latifolia isolate original U9 population chromosome X, ASM4854445v1, whole genome shotgun sequence, the following proteins share a genomic window:
- the LOC141618124 gene encoding uncharacterized protein LOC141618124 — translation MSTEALLAKMNDTLELLIARLAAVETKVGGETPVTTIPEMSELERRFKLVEDQLKLSQGESIHYENITMRTLEVMTQREKECFTNFLARWRAKSVKLTKKPEEVDKFVKNLQPAYRNELKYQNFSTFKDLTRIGRKIEDDLRTAEFSKPKGYPRDSSSKSKATTSANHVQAINFLGGTSKKPQRSTPRVFTDIGCTYTYALERLKAQGKLNPIGPTPEPPLEQRPKWYRPEAYCAYHQGKGHDTEKCFRLKHEIQDMIENGTIPIPTVKPNNVPNPFGDHSNAVFVEDSIDVSHLIRPICHLNGFLVGKNFIDCSIYLPSIENEVRFGDFAIDFTPYILRSASKINGIWNDDEDDVYLEKGATIPYTRDEVQKLRKEALESNHLTRAGRPFRVEKATNAPTAQAKEPTVIEALSEGITQEVPLIKQLQKIKVDVSIWELILSSFEHRQALLQALMSMNVSPDIAPNDVVAHVVQNPPRLVNAVTFSDEDLPSIGPKHGLTMYIVVTCLQKHVPMTLVDDGSAVNVLPLRTTHVLGLDTKDLTPTTHTVRAFDGTIYRVTVIVDLVVQVGLIERKVSCQVIDMASSFNLLLGRPWIHGAKVVSSTFHRKIKIPLKGETVTIDATPIVVTGGGDLSSEVTLDTSNDACGFEVINMIDSCPELENMDLYTGSHVCETILKTGKYFGFSLYP, via the exons ATGTCAACGGAAGCACTATTGGCTAAGATGAACGACACTTTGGAGCTGCTTATAGCTCGCTTGGCTGCAGTTGAGACTAAGGTAGGTGGGGAGACTCCGGTAACCACCATCCCGGAAATGTCTGAGCTTGAAAGGCGATTCAAGCTTGTGGAAGACCAACTGAAGCTCTCTCAAGGGGAGAGCATCCACTACGAGAAT ATAACAATGAGGACTCTCGAGGTTATGACCCAGAGAGAAAAGGAATGCTTTACTAATTTTCTGGCTCGTTGGCGCGCTAAAAGTGTGAAATTGACCAAAAAACCCGAAGAGGTCGATAAGTTTGTAAAAAATCTGCAACCAGCTTACCGTAATGAgctaaaatatcaaaactttagcACATTCAAAGACTTGACTCGAATTGGGAGGAAAATCGAAGATGACCTCCGTACGGCGGAGTTTTCTAAACCCAAGGGATACCCTAGGGATTCCTCCTCTAAATCTAAAGCAACTACTAGTGCTAATCATGTTCAAGCTATTAATTTCCTAGGAGGAACTTCCAAGAAACCACAACGCTCTACTCCAAGAGTGTTTACTGACATTGGGTGTACTTATACGTATGCCCTTGAAAGACTCAAGGCCCAAGGGAAGCTAAACCCAATCGGCCCAACTCCTGAACCACCCTTGGAACAACGACCCAAGTGGTACAGGCCGGAGGCATACTGTGCCTACCACCAAGGGAAGGggcacgatacagaaaaatgtttCCGCCTCAAGCATgaaatccaagatatgattgagaatggaacaatCCCAATACCCACTGTGAAGCCCAATAATGTCCCCAATCCATTTGGGGATCATTCAAATGCGGTGTTCGTCGAAGACAGCATCGATGTGTCCCACCTAATCCGTCCTATATGCCACCTAAATGGTTTCCTTGTGGGGAAAAACTTCATCGATTGCTCTATATACCTCCCAAGCATAGAGAACGAAGTTCGATTTGGGGATTTTGCCATCGACTTTACCCCTTACATTCTCAGAAGTGCCAgcaaaatcaatggcatctggaatgatgatgaggatgatgtctACCTTGAGAAGGGCGCAACAATCCCCTATACTCGGGACGAAGTCCAAAAGCTAAGGAAAGAGGCTCTCGAGTCCAATCACTTGACACGAGCTGGCCGCCCATTTCGAGTGGAAAAGGCCACCAATGCTCCAACTGCACAAGCTAAGGAACCTACTGTAATCGAGGCCCTTAGTGAGGGGATAACCCAAGAGGTCCCTCTCATTAAGCAGCTACAAAAGATTAAGGTCGATGTTTCTATCTGGGAGCTCATATTGAGTTCATTCGAACATCGACAAGCCCTATTACAAGCACTAATGAGCATGAACGTGTCTCCAGATATTGCTCCAAATGATGTGGTGGCCCATGTTGTCCAAAATCCACCACGACTTGTCAATGCGGTAACCTTTTCTGATGAGGATCTACCCTCTATAGGGCCCAAACACGGCTTAACCATGTACATTGTTGTGACATGTCTTCAAAAGCATGTCCCTATGACCCTTGTTGATGACGGGTCAGCTGTTAATGTTCTACCACTAAGGACAACACACGTTTTGGGCCTTGACACAAAGGACCTCACTCCAACTACTCATACGGTTCGAGCCTTTGATGGGACGATTTACAGGGTAACCGTGATTGTCGACCTAGTAGTTCAAGTTGGGCTCATTGAAAGGAAGGTTAGTTGTCAGGTCATTGATATGGCCTCATCCTTTAACTTATtactgggaaggccttggattcatggaGCAAAAGTTGTATCCTCCACTTTCCAtagaaaaatcaaaatccctctCAAAGGAGAAACTGTCACCATCGATGCTACCCCTATCGTAGTAACTGGGGGGGGGGATCTGTCCTCAGAAGTAACACTCGATACCTCAAATGATGCTTGCGGGTTTGAGGTTATAAACATGATCGACTCTTGTCCTGAATTAGAAAACATGGACTTGTATACTGGAAGTCACGTCTGTGAAACCATTCTCAAGACCGGGAAGTACTTTGGTTTCTCTCTATACCCTTGA